Proteins found in one Zea mays cultivar B73 chromosome 1, Zm-B73-REFERENCE-NAM-5.0, whole genome shotgun sequence genomic segment:
- the LOC103630626 gene encoding cingulin — translation MFKLHRHRSSDRVGERFDFRFSNFRAVQVPAVSDRLFLSIVSVDSGRTIAKSSKVASRSGICQWPDTILEPIWFSKDEVSKEFEDCQYKIIVSLGSTKSGILGEIFLNLSNFLNIVDPTAISLPLKRCNAGTVLQLKVQCLGTKSKLSGVRSLRDMAPRLDDRSPTPTNDEMDNKSDCSDGMFNRSVRSSSENHLVGTYQDESGNRETSFSAPGSHRSSNSGDSTADRTNFSPRDNSSGGLYVGRQDSASSYASYVSAGRGDDGLRSNNSSFSSRASGPNLLQGNTPKIFSNGLSQLSMGASDSSKDLLEAAEETIEELRDEAKMWERHSRKLKADLEMLKKECSEKSKQHAELAGELSAAQAERDSYRHEIEELKSSLQDVNTRQTITGTPKRSDWIDLQKELEGEVKFLRESNADLTIQLNRTQESNIELLSILQELEETIEEQRVEISKISKVKQTADPENGLLVKEDKEWAKKLSMKDDEITVLREKLDRALNIGNAGGAGSNAIYLELEKENEILRAKIQELEKDCSELTDENLELIYKLKENGLTKGQVPRISNNNELQFEKLTSRIRQLEEELRNKEMLRDDSFSESSTSNADELQRKCADLELKLLNFRSQTCELEEKFQKSQEELEQRNLELSELRRKLNGLHSTELEVFESGATWKYQSRTADLEDTEPETDTLKARFELQLQENDDLRSSKVEMENFISEIQAEKSQLEERLSVSLKESSITSKCLDEVRKDILVLSSSIDSHVSANKVLERNIIELESCKAELELHVSELEQENIELSERISGLEAQLTYLTNEKESSELQIHDSRSLIINLKDKVERQQSEMETQRLEFKQKQQESQRRLSETQDDSEVLRRSNSKLQSTVESLIEECSSLQNLTADLKRQKLEMHGHLTQKEQELDESKKRNFEFSKTVEFLEAKLSSLHKDVSSKEQSLLSELESIFQEHMEQEERINRAHFMLNKIEKEKTLEVENLKREVVSLTAQVSSTHEERESATLDAIREVSVLRADKAKLEANLQDVSTQLRHYESQLEDLRKESKNKIKGLVDSLNASKQSEEMLTSDAEHMKKLMEAARSNEDTLRKTSNELELKLKSSDYEKQQMLEEISGLKLQVQKIMNLQDEVFKLQSSLDEAKFGKGKLEEILRSVTEECEELKAQKAMLTDKVSDMQETLRNGEEEKRNRIAMQAKLVRLESDLSASEASHVHEAELKNELSRIKRSNSEYQRKIQSLEQENEDLTRRVQTMEKGFEQMSHVKENLGKQELGGDNQAAIQSKIELLETKLAEALEENKMYRAQQKSPMPEGQPSAGAGDGKEGNTDRILQLEGELRDMKERLLNMSLQYAEVEAQRERLVMELKAMKKGRWF, via the exons ATGTTCAAGCTTCACCGCCACcgctcctccgaccgcgtcggcgAGCGCTTCGACTTCAGATTCTCCAACTTCCGCGCCGTCCAg GTCCCTGCAGTGTCAGACAGGCTCTTCCTTTCCATAGTTTCAGTCGACAGCGGAAGGACAATTGCAAAGTCCAGCAAAGTAGCTTCTCGGAGTGGGATATGCCAGTGGCCTGACACAATCTTGGAACCCATATGGTTCTCCAAGGACGAAGTCTCCAAAGAATTCGAAGATTGCCAGTACAAGATTATTGTTTCCTTG GGATCGACAAAATCTGGCATTCTTGGGGAGATTTTTCTAAATCTGTCTAATTTTCTGAATATAGTCGATCCAACCGCAATCTCTTTGCCACTGAAGAGATGCAACGCCGGAACAGTTTTACAG CTTAAGGTCCAATGTCTTGGCACAAAGTCTAAGCTGAG TGGTGTCAGATCACTGAGGGACATGGCTCCCCGTCTCGATGACCGTAGTCCAACGCCAACCAATGATGAGATGGACAATAAGTCAGATTGCTCTGATGGTATGTTCAACAGGAGTGTTCGTTCTTCATCCGAAAATCATCTGGTTGGAACTTATCAAGATGAATCTGGAAACAGG gAAACAAGTTTCTCTGCACCAGGGTCCCATCGGAGTTCTAATTCTGGAGATAGTACTGCGGATAGAACAAACTTCTCTCCTAGAGACAACTCTAGTGGAGGACTTTATGTGGGAAGGCAGGATTCTGCTAGTTCCTATGCTAGTTATGTTAGTGCTGGTCGTGGCGATGATGGGCTTAGATCCAATAATTCATCTTTTAGTTCTCGGGCTTCAGGCCCAAATTTGCTGCAAGGGAATACTCCAAAAATATTTTCAAATGGCCTTTCTCAATTATCTATGGGGGCATCTGACTCATCTAAAGATCTTcttgaagctgctgaagaaacaATTGAGGAGCTCCGTGATGAGGCAAAAATGTGGGAACGCCACTCTCGTAAGTTGAAGGCTGATCTAGAGATGCTAAAAAAGGAGTGTTCTGAAAAATCAAAGCAACATGCTGAGCTAGCAGGCGAGCTATCTGCTGCACAAGCTGAACGGGATTCCTATAGGCATGAAATAGAAGAATTGAAGTCATCCTTACAAGATGTAAACACACGGCAAACAATTACAGGAACACCTAAACGTTCAGACTGGATAGACCTGCAGAAGGAACTTGAAGGTGAGGTGAAGTTTCTTAGAGAATCGAATGCGGACTTAACCATACAACTAAACAGGACTCAAGAGTCAAATATAGAGCTTCTTTCTATTCTTCAGGAACTGGAGGAAACCATTGAAGAACAGAGAGTTGAAATATCTAAGATTTCGAAGGTCAAGCAGACTGCTGATCCTGAGAATGGGCTTTTAGTAAAAGAAGACAAAGAATGGGCTAAGAAACTGTCAATGAAAGACGATGAAATCACAGTTCTGAGGGAGAAATTGGATCGGGCTCTCAACATTGGAAATGCAGGTGGTGCTGGTTCCAATGCCATTTATCTTGAATTGGAGAAAGAAAATGAAAttttaagggctaaaatacaagagCTTGAGAAGGACTGCTCTGAACTAACAGATGAAAATTTGGAGCTTATATATAAGCTGAAAGAAAATGGGCTCACAAAAGGTCAGGTTCCACGTATTTCAAACAACAATGAGCTGCAATTTGAAAAGCTTACATCCCGGATTCGTCAACTGGAGGAGGAACTTAGGAATAAGGAAATGTTAAGAGACGACAGTTTTTCTGAGTCATCAACGTCTAATGCAGATGAGTTACAGAGAAAATGTGCTGACCTTGAGCTGAAGCTGCTAAATTTTAGGTCTCAAACCTGTGAGCTGGAAGAAAAGTTCCAAAAAAGCCAAGAGGAACTGGAACAAAGAAATCTCGAGTTATCCGAACTGAGAAGAAAGCTAAACGGTTTACATTCTACTGAACTGGAAGTTTTTGAATCTGGTGCGACATGGAAGTACCAATCTAGAACAGCAGATCTAGAGGATACTGAACCTGAGACAGATACGCTAAAGGCtagatttgaactgcaactaCAGGAAAATGATGACCTTCGAAGTTCCAAGGTTGAGATGGAAAATTTTATTTCTGAGATTCAGGCAGAGAAGAGTCAGCTTGAGGAACGCCTGTCCGTGTCGCTTAAAGAAAGCAGCATCACATctaaatgcttggatgaagtgcggAAAGATATCCTTGTGCTTTCCAGCAGTATAGATTCCCATGTTTCAGCTAATAAGGTTCTTGAGAGGAACATAATTGAGCTAGAGAGCTGCAAAGCTGAACTAGAGTTGCATGTATCAGAGCTGGAACAGGAAAACATAGAGTTGTCAGAACGGATATCTGGACTGGAAGCACAATTGACTTATCTGACAAATGAAAAGGAGTCAAGCGAGCTACAGATTCATGACTCCAGATCGCTCATCATTAATCTCAAAGATAAAGTAGAGCGGCAGCAATCCGAGATGGAAACTCAAAGGCTCGAGTTTAAGCAGAAACAACAAGAATCTCAAAGAAGATTGTCAGAAACACAGGATGATTCTGAAGTTCTGAGAAGATCTAATTCTAAACTACAATCTACTGTTGAGAGCCTTATTGAAGAGTGCAGTTCTCTTCAGAATCTAACTGCTGATCTGAAAAGGCAGAAGTTGGAAATGCATGGTCATCTTACGCAAAAAGAGCAGGAACTGGATGAGTCGAAAAAAAGGAACTTTGAGTTTAGCAAAACAGTGGAATTCCTTGAGGCAAAGCTTtcgtcactacataaggacgtttcTTCTAAAGAGCAATCTTTATTGTCAGAATTGGAGAGTATATTCCAGGAGCACATGGAACAAGAAGAAAGAATTAATCGCGCGCATTTCATGCTCAATAAGATCGAGAAGGAAAAGACTCTTGAAGTAGAGAACCTCAAGAGGGAGGTCGTCAGCCTCACTGCACAGGTCTCCTCCACACATGAGGAGCGAGAAAGTGCCACTCTGGATGCTATTAGAGAGGTATCTGTCCTACGAGCAGACAAGGCTAAACTTGAGGCTAATCTTCAAGATGTCAGTACACAATTGAGACATTACGAGTCTCAATTGGAAGACCTCCGAAAGGAGTCTAAAAATAAGATTAAAGGGTTGGTTGATTCCCTTAATGCCTCCAAACAAAGCGAGGAAATGTTGACATCAGATGCTGAACATATGAAAAAGTTGATGGAAGCTGCTAGATCCAATGAAGACACGTTAAGGAAGACTTCTAATGAACTAGAATTGAAGCTTAAATCCAGTGATTATGAGAAACAACAAATGCTGGAAGAAATATCTGGCCTGAAACTGCAGGTCCAGAAAATAATGAATCTTCAAGATGAGGTTTTCAAACTTCAGAGTTCTCTTGATGAGGCCAAGTTCGGAAAAGGGAAACTGGAGGAGATTCTACGCTCGGTGACCGAGGAATGTGAAGAACTAAAAGCACAGAAGGCTATGCTAACAGATAAAGTTTCTGATATGCAGGAGACTTTGAGAAATGGTGAAGAAGAAAAACGAAACAGAATAGCTATGCAGGCAAAGCTCGTGAGGCTGGAGAGTGATCTGTCAGCATCAGAAGCATCACATGTACATGAAGCAGAATTAAAGAACGAACTCAGCAGGATCAAGAGATCAAACAGTGAGTACCAGAGGAAGATACAATCTCTTGAGCAGGAAAATGAGGATCTCACTAGAAGAGTTCAAACTATGGAAAAGGGATTTGAGCAAATGTCCCACGTTAAAGAGAACCTTGGAAAGCAG GAGCTTGGAGGAGATAACCAGGCAGCCATTCAGTCAAAAATTGAGTTATTGGAAACGAAGCTCGCAGAGGCATTGGAGGAAAACAAGATGTACAGAGCTCAACAGAAGAG